One Microcebus murinus isolate Inina chromosome 10, M.murinus_Inina_mat1.0, whole genome shotgun sequence DNA segment encodes these proteins:
- the GPR84 gene encoding G-protein coupled receptor 84: protein MWNTSDANFSCYHQSVLGYRYVAVSWGVVVAVTGTVGNVLTLLALAIQPKLRTRFNLLIANLTLADLLYCTLLQPFSVDTYLHLHWRTGATFCRLFGLLLFASNSVSILTLCLIALGRYLLIAHPKLFPQVFSAKGIMLALVGTWVVGVASFAPLWPIYILVPVVCTCSFDRIRGRPYTTILMGIYFVLGLSSVGIFYCLIHRQVKRAAQALDQYKLQQASIRSNHVAGTDEAIPGRFQELDSRIASGAPSEGTSSEPVSAATTQTLEGDSSEVGDQSNSKVAKQMAEKSPPEASAKARPTKGARRAQESSSEFGKVTRMCFAVFLCFALSYIPFLLLNILDARVQAPRVVHMLAANLTWLNGCINPVLYAAMNRQFRQAYGSLIKRGPQSFRRLR, encoded by the coding sequence ATGTGGAACACCTCTGACGCCAACTTCTCCTGCTACCACCAGTCTGTGCTAGGCTATCGTTATGTTGCAGTTAGCTGGGGCGTGGTGGTGGCTGTGACAGGCACTGTGGGCAATGTGCTCACTCTACTGGCCTTGGCCATCCAGCCCAAGCTCCGTACCCGATTCAACCTGCTCATTGCCAACCTCACACTGGCTGATCTCCTCTACTGCACCCTTCTCCAGCCCTTCTCTGTGGACACCTACCTCCACCTGCACTGGCGCACTGGTGCCACCTTCTGCAGGTTATTTGGACTCCTCCTTTTTGCTTCCAATTCTGTCTCCATCCTTACCCTCTGCCTCATTGCACTGGGACGCTACCTCCTCATTGCCCACCCTAAGCTCTTTCCCCAAGTTTTCAGTGCAAAGGGCATAATGCTGGCACTGGTGGGCACCTGGGTTGTGGGTGTGGCCAGCTTTGCCCCCCTCTGGCCTATCTATATCTTGGTTCCTGTAGTCTGCACCTGCAGCTTTGACCGCATCCGAGGCCGGCCTTACACCACCATCCTCATGGGCATCTACTTTGTGCTTGGGCTCAGCAGTGTTGGCATCTTCTATTGCCTCATCCACCGCCAGGTGAAACGAGCAGCACAGGCGCTGGACCAATACAAGCTGCAACAGGCAAGCATCCGCTCCAACCATGTGGCTGGGACAGATGAGGCCATTCCTGGTCGTTTCCAGGAGTTGGACAGCAGGATAGCATCAGGAGCTCCCAGTGAGGGGACTTCATCTGAACCAGTCAGTGCTGCCACCACCCAGACCCTGGAAGGGGACTCATCAGAAGTGGGAGACCAGAGCAACAGCAAAGTAGCTAAGCAGATGGCAGAGAAAAGCCCTCCAGAAGCATCTGCCAAAGCCCGGCCCACTAAAGGAGCCCGAAGAGCTCAGGAATCTTCATCAGAGTTTGGAAAGGTTACTCGAATGTGTTTTGCTGTGTTCCTCTGCTTTGCCCTGAGCTACATCCCCTTCTTGCTACTCAACATCCTGGACGCCAGGGTCCAGGCTCCCCGGGTTGTCCACATGCTTGCTGCCAACCTCACCTGGCTCAATGGATGCATCAACCCTGTGCTCTATGCAGCCATGAACCGCCAATTCCGCCAAGCATATGGCTCCCTCATAAAACGAGGGCCCCAGAGTTTCCGTAGGCTTCGTTAG
- the ZNF385A gene encoding zinc finger protein 385A isoform X3 codes for MEPRPPGSRRMDPVQKAVLSHTFGGPLLKTKRPIISCNVCQIRFNSQSQAEAHYKGNRHARRVKGIEAAKTRGREPSVREPGDPAPPGSTPPSGDGVAPRPVSMENGLVPAPGSPEKQPGSPSPPSVPETGQGAIKGEGGTPAPASLPGGSKEEEEKAKRLLYCALCKVAVNSLSQLEAHNKGTKHKTILEARSGLGPIKAYPRLGPPTPGEPEAPAQDRTFHCEICNVKVNSEVQLKQHISSRRHRDGVAGKPNPLLSRHKKSRGAGELAGTLTFSKELPKSLAGGLLPSPLAVAAVMAAAAGSPLSLRPAPAAPLLQGPPITHPLLHPAPGPIRTAHGPILFSPY; via the exons ATGGAGCCGCGGCCCCCAGGGTCTCGCAGG ATGGACCCTGTACAGAAGGCTGTGCTCTCCCACACTTTTGGGGGACCCTTGCTCAAGACCAAGCGGCCCATCATTTCCTGTAATGTCTGTCAGATCCGCTTCAATTCTCAG AGCCAGGCCGAGGCGCACTACAAGGGTAATCGTCATGCCCGGCGAGTCAAAGGCATCGAGGCCGCCAAGACCCGAGGCAGAGAGCCTAGTGTCCGGGAACCTGGAGACCCAGCTCCCCCAGGCAGCACCCCCCCAAGTGGGGATGGCGTAGCACCCCGTCCAG TTTCCATGGAGAATGGACTGGTTCCAGCCCCAGGATCCCCAGAGAAACAGCCTGGCTCCCCATCCCCTCCCAGTGTTCCGGAGACTGGCCAGGGTGCAATCAAGGGTGAAGGGGgaactccagccccagcctccttgCCTGGGGGTagcaaggaagaggaagagaaagccaAGAGGCTGCTCTACTGTGCTCTGTGCAAGGTGGCTGTGAACTCCCTGTCCCAGCTTGAGGCACATAACAAAG GTACTAAGCACAAGACAATTCTGGAGGCCCGAAGTGGGCTGGGACCCATCAAAGCTTACCCTCGACTGGGACCTCCCACCCCGGGGGAACCAGAGGCTCCTGCCCAGGACCGAACTTTCCACTGTGAGATCTGCAATGTCAAGGTCAACTCGGAGGTCCAACTGAAACAG cacatCTCCAGCCGAAGGCACCGAGATGGCGTTGCCGGGAAGCCCAACCCACTACTAAGCCGTCACAAGAAGTCTAGGGGCGCCGGGGAGCTGGCG GGCACGCTGACTTTCTCCAAGGAACTGCCCAAGTCCCTGGCGGgtggcctcctccccagccccctggcGGTGGCTGCGGTGATGGCAGCGGCTGCAGGCTCCCCGCTGTCCCTGCGCCCAGCTCCAGCCGCACCTCTTCTCCAGGGACCGCCGATCACCCACCCCCTGCTCCACCCGGCCCCCGGACCCATCCGAACTGCGCACGgacccatcctcttctccccctaCTGA
- the ZNF385A gene encoding zinc finger protein 385A isoform X1: MILGSLSRAGPLPLLRQPPIMQPPLDLKQILPFPLEPAPTLGLFSNYNTMDPVQKAVLSHTFGGPLLKTKRPIISCNVCQIRFNSQSQAEAHYKGNRHARRVKGIEAAKTRGREPSVREPGDPAPPGSTPPSGDGVAPRPVSMENGLVPAPGSPEKQPGSPSPPSVPETGQGAIKGEGGTPAPASLPGGSKEEEEKAKRLLYCALCKVAVNSLSQLEAHNKGTKHKTILEARSGLGPIKAYPRLGPPTPGEPEAPAQDRTFHCEICNVKVNSEVQLKQHISSRRHRDGVAGKPNPLLSRHKKSRGAGELAGTLTFSKELPKSLAGGLLPSPLAVAAVMAAAAGSPLSLRPAPAAPLLQGPPITHPLLHPAPGPIRTAHGPILFSPY, translated from the exons ATGATCCTCG GCAGCCTGAGCCGGGCAGGTCCCCTCCCTCTGCTACGGCAGCCCCCCATCATGCAGCCCCCACTGGACCTCAAGCAGATCCTGCCTTTCCCACTGGAGCCAGCCCCTACCCTGGGCCTCTTCAGCAACTACAACACG ATGGACCCTGTACAGAAGGCTGTGCTCTCCCACACTTTTGGGGGACCCTTGCTCAAGACCAAGCGGCCCATCATTTCCTGTAATGTCTGTCAGATCCGCTTCAATTCTCAG AGCCAGGCCGAGGCGCACTACAAGGGTAATCGTCATGCCCGGCGAGTCAAAGGCATCGAGGCCGCCAAGACCCGAGGCAGAGAGCCTAGTGTCCGGGAACCTGGAGACCCAGCTCCCCCAGGCAGCACCCCCCCAAGTGGGGATGGCGTAGCACCCCGTCCAG TTTCCATGGAGAATGGACTGGTTCCAGCCCCAGGATCCCCAGAGAAACAGCCTGGCTCCCCATCCCCTCCCAGTGTTCCGGAGACTGGCCAGGGTGCAATCAAGGGTGAAGGGGgaactccagccccagcctccttgCCTGGGGGTagcaaggaagaggaagagaaagccaAGAGGCTGCTCTACTGTGCTCTGTGCAAGGTGGCTGTGAACTCCCTGTCCCAGCTTGAGGCACATAACAAAG GTACTAAGCACAAGACAATTCTGGAGGCCCGAAGTGGGCTGGGACCCATCAAAGCTTACCCTCGACTGGGACCTCCCACCCCGGGGGAACCAGAGGCTCCTGCCCAGGACCGAACTTTCCACTGTGAGATCTGCAATGTCAAGGTCAACTCGGAGGTCCAACTGAAACAG cacatCTCCAGCCGAAGGCACCGAGATGGCGTTGCCGGGAAGCCCAACCCACTACTAAGCCGTCACAAGAAGTCTAGGGGCGCCGGGGAGCTGGCG GGCACGCTGACTTTCTCCAAGGAACTGCCCAAGTCCCTGGCGGgtggcctcctccccagccccctggcGGTGGCTGCGGTGATGGCAGCGGCTGCAGGCTCCCCGCTGTCCCTGCGCCCAGCTCCAGCCGCACCTCTTCTCCAGGGACCGCCGATCACCCACCCCCTGCTCCACCCGGCCCCCGGACCCATCCGAACTGCGCACGgacccatcctcttctccccctaCTGA
- the ZNF385A gene encoding zinc finger protein 385A isoform X2 codes for MQPPLDLKQILPFPLEPAPTLGLFSNYNTMDPVQKAVLSHTFGGPLLKTKRPIISCNVCQIRFNSQSQAEAHYKGNRHARRVKGIEAAKTRGREPSVREPGDPAPPGSTPPSGDGVAPRPVSMENGLVPAPGSPEKQPGSPSPPSVPETGQGAIKGEGGTPAPASLPGGSKEEEEKAKRLLYCALCKVAVNSLSQLEAHNKGTKHKTILEARSGLGPIKAYPRLGPPTPGEPEAPAQDRTFHCEICNVKVNSEVQLKQHISSRRHRDGVAGKPNPLLSRHKKSRGAGELAGTLTFSKELPKSLAGGLLPSPLAVAAVMAAAAGSPLSLRPAPAAPLLQGPPITHPLLHPAPGPIRTAHGPILFSPY; via the exons ATGCAGCCCCCACTGGACCTCAAGCAGATCCTGCCTTTCCCACTGGAGCCAGCCCCTACCCTGGGCCTCTTCAGCAACTACAACACG ATGGACCCTGTACAGAAGGCTGTGCTCTCCCACACTTTTGGGGGACCCTTGCTCAAGACCAAGCGGCCCATCATTTCCTGTAATGTCTGTCAGATCCGCTTCAATTCTCAG AGCCAGGCCGAGGCGCACTACAAGGGTAATCGTCATGCCCGGCGAGTCAAAGGCATCGAGGCCGCCAAGACCCGAGGCAGAGAGCCTAGTGTCCGGGAACCTGGAGACCCAGCTCCCCCAGGCAGCACCCCCCCAAGTGGGGATGGCGTAGCACCCCGTCCAG TTTCCATGGAGAATGGACTGGTTCCAGCCCCAGGATCCCCAGAGAAACAGCCTGGCTCCCCATCCCCTCCCAGTGTTCCGGAGACTGGCCAGGGTGCAATCAAGGGTGAAGGGGgaactccagccccagcctccttgCCTGGGGGTagcaaggaagaggaagagaaagccaAGAGGCTGCTCTACTGTGCTCTGTGCAAGGTGGCTGTGAACTCCCTGTCCCAGCTTGAGGCACATAACAAAG GTACTAAGCACAAGACAATTCTGGAGGCCCGAAGTGGGCTGGGACCCATCAAAGCTTACCCTCGACTGGGACCTCCCACCCCGGGGGAACCAGAGGCTCCTGCCCAGGACCGAACTTTCCACTGTGAGATCTGCAATGTCAAGGTCAACTCGGAGGTCCAACTGAAACAG cacatCTCCAGCCGAAGGCACCGAGATGGCGTTGCCGGGAAGCCCAACCCACTACTAAGCCGTCACAAGAAGTCTAGGGGCGCCGGGGAGCTGGCG GGCACGCTGACTTTCTCCAAGGAACTGCCCAAGTCCCTGGCGGgtggcctcctccccagccccctggcGGTGGCTGCGGTGATGGCAGCGGCTGCAGGCTCCCCGCTGTCCCTGCGCCCAGCTCCAGCCGCACCTCTTCTCCAGGGACCGCCGATCACCCACCCCCTGCTCCACCCGGCCCCCGGACCCATCCGAACTGCGCACGgacccatcctcttctccccctaCTGA